The following nucleotide sequence is from Micromonospora sp. WMMD1120.
CACCGCCGGCATCGTCGCCTTCGCGGTCGCCGTCGAGGCCGCGGTCAAGGGCCAACAGGAGTACGCGGCGAGGGTCGCGACGCTCCGCGACGATCTCGTCGAGCGGGTCCGCCACGCCGTGCCCGAGGTGATCTACAACGGCGACCCGACCGATCGGCTGCCCGGCAACGCGCACTTCTCGTTCCCCGGCTCCGAAGGTGACGCCCTGCTGCTCCTGCTGGACGCCCAGGGGATCGCCTGCTCGACAGGCTCGGCCTGCTCGGCGGGTGTGGCCCAACCGTCGCACGTGCTGCTGGCCATGGGCGCCGACGACGACCGGGCCCGCTCCTCGCTGCGCTTCTCCCTGGGTCACACCAGCACCCAGGCCGACGTCGACGCGCTCATCGCGGCGCTCCCCGCCGCCGTCGACCGAGCCCGCCGAGCCGCAGCCCTCCGAACCCCCCGCTAACCGCATCCCCGCCGCCCGTACCCCGGCCCGCCCACCCCCGCGCTCGTACCCCCGCGATCTCCCGCGCTCGTACCCCGCGATCTTGCACTTTCGGTCGACGTTATGTGGCTTTCGTGGCTTATGTCGGCGCAGAAACTGCAAGATCGCGGGGGCCGGGGCCGGGGCCGGGGCCGGGGTGGGGTGGGGTGGGGGCGGGGGCGGGGGTGGGGTGGGGGTGGGGTGGGGTGGGGGTTTGGGGTGACGGGTTTTTCGGGGGTGCTGGGCTGGTGGTTAGGGTTGATGGGCGGCCTGGGGCGCGGGGGCCGGGCTGTCGGGGTGGGTGGGGAAGGGAGTTGCGGTGAGGGTTCTGGCGGCGATGTCGGGCGGGGTTGACTCGGCCGTGGCGGCGGCGCGGGCGGTGGCGGCCGGGCACGACGTGACCGGAGTGCACCTGGCCCTGGCCCGCAACCCACAGACCTACCGCACCGGGGCACGTGGCTGCTGCACGCTGGAGGACTCCCGGGACGCCCGGCGGGCGGCCGACGTCATCGGCATCCCCTTCTACGTGTGGGACATGGCCGACCGCTTCCACGAGGACGTCGTCGACGACTTCGTCGCCGAGTACGCTGCCGGCCGTACGCCGAACCCCTGCCTGCGCTGCAACGAGAAGATCAAGTTCGCGGCGGTGCTGGACCGGGCGGTGGCCCTCGGATTCGACGCCGTGGTCACCGGTCACCATGCCCGGCTGGGCCCCGACGGGCTGCTGCGGCGCAGTGTCGACCTGGCCAAGGACCAGTCGTACGTGCTGGCCGTGCTCACCCGCGAGCAGTTGGACCGTTCGATTTTCCCGCTCGGTGACTCGACCAAGGCGCAGGTGCGCGCCGAGGCCGCCGAGCGCGGGTTGGCGGTGGCCGACAAGCCGGACTCGCACGACATCTGCTTCATCGCCGACGGGAACACCCGCGGCTTCCTGGCCGAGCGGCTGGGCGAGGCGCCCGGCGACGTGGTGGACGCCACCACCGGCGCGGTCGTCGGCAGCCACGGCGGCGCGTACGCGTACACAGTAGGGCAGCGCCGGGGCCTGCACCTCGACCGGCCCGCACCGGACGGCCGGCCGCGTTACGTGCTCTCCATCACGCCGAAGACCAACACGGTGACGGTCGGCCCGGCCGAGGCGCTGGAGGTGTCCGACGTACGTGCGGTCCGTCCGGTCTGGACCGGTGGCCCGGTTCCGGACGCGCCCGTCGAGTGCGAGGTGCAGCTGCGCGCCCACGGTGACGTGGTACCAGCGACAGTGGCCCTCGACGGTGACCGGTTGCACGCCGAGCTGCGCCGGCCGGTCCGTGGCGTCGCCGCCGGTCAGGCCGTCGTGGCGTACCGGCCGGACCCGGCCGGCGACGTGGTCCTCGGCTCGGCCACCATCGCCGACTGACCACCTACCCCGGGTGGGCGCGGGATAGCCTCTTGGCCGTGACAGATCAGGTGTGGCCCTGGCCGGCCGGCGCGGCGACCGGCATCGGTTCGCTGCCCGGCACCGACATCGGCGAAGCGCAGCGGGTGGTCCTCGGTGAGCTGCCCGACCTGCCGCACCTGCCCGAGCTGCCGGCCCGGGGCCCCGGTGCGGACCTGGTCGGGCGTTCCGCCGGGCTGCTCGTCGACCTGCCCGTCGAGGTGTACGCCGGGCGGTGGCGGGTCGCCCCACGTGCCGGGCGTGACCTGCGGCGGACCCGGGACCTGATGGAACGCGACCTCGACCAGCTCGCCGAGCAGGCCGAGGAGTACGCCGGGCCGATCAAGGTCCAGGCCGGCGGCCCGCTCACCCTGGCCGCCTCACTGGAACTGCCGATCGGTGGCCGCCTGCTGCGGGACCCGGGCGCCGTCCGCGATCTGACCGGCTCCCTCGCCGAAGGGCTACGCGCCCACGTCGCCGCCGTGACCCGGCGGCTGCCCCGGGCGTCCGTGCTGCTCCAACTGGACGAGCCGTCGCTGCCGGCGGTGCTGGCCGGTGCGGTGCCGACCGAGAGCGGGCTGGGCGCGTACCGGGCGGTCGAGTCGGTGGACGCCGCCGCGCTGCTGCGCACGATCGTGGAGGCGGTCGGCGTGCCCGTTGTCGTGCACTGCTGCGCCCCGGACGTGCCGCTGGAGCTGATCCGCTCCACCGGGGCCGTGGCGGTCGCCCTCGACCTGGACCTCGTCACCGACCTGGACCCGCTGGGCGAGGCGATCGACGCCGGTCTCGGGTTGTTCGCCGGGGCCGTGCCGACCCGGCCGCCGTCGGCCGGCGCCGGGCCGACCTCCGCGCAGGTCGCCGATCGGGTACGCCAGCTCTGGGACCGCCTCGGCTTTCCCCGCCGGCAGCTCGCCGAGCAGGTGGTGGTCACCCCGGCCTGCGGCCTCGCCAACGCCACCCCGCGGTACGCGCGGGCGGTGCTCGCCGCCTGCCGGGACGCCGGCCGGCGGTTCGTCGAGTCCTGAGGTATCCGGTCGCCTCGGGGTTACCTGTCGTACCGGGTGGGCAGGATGACGGTCATGATTGGACAGCTGCGTTCAGTGGTGATCGACTGCCCGGATCCCCGGGCGCTGGCGGGGTTCTACGCCGAGCTGCTCGGCATCTCCTTCGCCGAGAATCAGTCCGACGATGACGAGTGGGTGGTGCTCGGCGGGCCACCCGGGCACCAGCCTCGGCTCGCGTTCCAGCGGGCGCTCAACCTCCGCCCGCCGGCCTGGCCGGACCCGGAGCGTCCCCAGCAGTTCCACCTCGACGTGACGGTGGACGACATCGAGGCCGCCGAGAAGGCGGCGCTGGCGCTGGGCGCCCGGCGACTGCCGGGTGAGGGCGAGGGCTTCCGGGTCTACGCCGACCCGGCCGGCCACCCGTTCTGCCTCTGCTGGGACTGAGCCGACGGTGGGGGTTGCGGCGGCCGGGCATGATGGCCGCCGTGATCCACACCACCGCGCTGCGCGCCTCCGGCTCGCTGTTCGGCCTCGCCTACGGCGACGCGCTGGGCAAGCCGGCCGAGTTCCTGACCGTCGCCGAGATCGAGCGTCGCTACGGCCCGGCCGGGCCGCGTGACCTGTCCGGCGAGCCGGCACTGGTCACCGACGACACCCAGATGGCCCTGGCGGTCGGCTGGGCGTTACACGAGGCCCCGTCGTTCACCCCGCAGGCGGTGGAGCCCCTGCTGCGGCAGCGCTTCCTGGCCTGGGCGGTCAGCCCGGACAACAACCGCGCCCCGGGAATGACCTGCCTGCGGGCCTGCGCCGAGCTGAGCCGTGGGCTGCGCTGGCAGGAGGCGACCGTGGCCGGGTCGAAGGGCTGTGGCGCCAACATGCGGGTCACCCCGGTCGGGTTGCTCGACGTCGATCCGGACACCCTGGCCGGGTTGTCCCAGTTGCAGGCCGGTCTCACCCACGGCCACCCGACCGGGCTGGCGGCCAGCGAGCTCACCGCGTACGCGGTCGTCGCGCTGCGCGGCGGCGGCACGCTGGCCGAGTTGCCGGCCCTCCTGCACGAGCGGGCGCTGTCTGAGCGCCTGGTCTACCGGGAAGACTGGCTGGGTGACCTTTGGCAGCGCTCCGGTGCTCAGACACCTGAGGCGTTCATCGCCCAGGGCTGGGACGAGTGCCTCGCGGTGCTAAGCCGACTGACCAAGGCCCTGGCGCAGCCGGACGACGGCGGCGACCCGTGCCGGTCGACGGGGGAGGGCTGGGTGGCCGAGGAGGCGTTGGCGACAGCGCTGCTCTGCGCCGTCCGGCACGCGGACGACCCGGTCGCGGCACTGGCCCGAGCCGCCACCACCGCCGGCGACTCCGACTCGATAGCCGCGCTGGCCGGCGCGTTCCTGGGCGCCGCGCACGGGATGGCCGCCTGGCCGGACGGGTGGGCCGACCGCATCGAGTACGCCGACCAGCTCGCCGCGCTCGGCGCGGCCTGGGACTGACCGGCGGCCCGGCGCGGTGGCCCGGCCCGGCGGCCCGGCCCGGCGGCCCGGCCCGGCGGCCCGGCCCGGCGGCCCGGCCTGGTGGTCTGGCTTGGCCTGGTGGTCTGGCTTGGCCTGGTGGTCTGGCTTGGCCTGGTGGTCTGGCTTGGCCTGGTGGTCTGGCTTGGCCCGGCGGTCTGGCCTGGCCCGCCGGCCTGGTCCGGCCCGGCGTGGCTGATTGATCGACTCGGGTTTCTGGACGTCGGGGTATCCCGGCTCTTGGGTTAGCCCGACTTTCAGGAACCCGAGTCGCTCAAGGTCTTTCCGGGCGTGGCGGGGCCGATCGGGCGTGGCGGGGCCGAGGGCGATCGGGCGCGCCGCTGGTCAGGGGGTGCGGAGGTGGCGCAGGCTGCGGACCTCGCGCCACAGGTCGGCGTCGCACCGGCCGGCGTGGTCGGCGAAGTCGGCGAGGCTGAGTCGGATCGGCTCGGCCAGGCTGAGATAGCTGTCGTGTTCCGCACCCGGGTCCCACTCCCGGGTGGGGATGCGCACGTGGTCGTCCCGGTCGCTCTTGTCCTGGCTGGTGATCTTCAGGACGTCGGCGCCCCGGGAGTCGACGCGCAACACCAGGCAGGGGCGCACCTTGGACCCGCTGCCGTCGGCGTACGGCACATCGGCCCACCAGATCTCACCGGGCGCCGGGCTGTCGTCCCGTGCCGAGCGGGGTTCGGCGGTCGGCCGGCCGGCGTTCCGGGGCCGGGGCGGGGTGGGACGACGGTCACCGGCGCCGCGCTCCGGCCGGGTGCCCGGACGCCGCTCGGTCACCCGGCGCCGCCAACTGTTCCACGCCCATCCTGCGGCCACCGTCAGCGGGATCGCCACCGACCAGAGCAGCGCCTCGGCCATCCGTACCTCCACCTCCGGCCATCCGCGGGCCGCCACCGTCCGGCGATCCTCGCACGCCGCGGCCCACGTCGCCCGCCAACCACACCGCTGCCGTCCCCGACACCCGGACGCGCTGGCGGCACGGGCGGGCGACGGATTGTCCCACCGGCCCGATACCGTGCCGGAGTAGCGTGATCAGGGAGGTCGCAGGCGTGTCCGAAGGTGGCGGTGTGTCCGAGGAGCAGATCGGTCAGGAGGTCAGCCCGGCGCAGGAGAAGGCGGCCGGGGCCGAGCCGACGCCGCAGGCCCGGGAGCGGCACGCCACGCTCAGCCAGGAGCTGACCGAGCACCAGTACCGCTACTACGTGCTGGACGCGCCGATCATCACCGACGCCGAGTTCGACAGGCAGTTGCGCGAGTTGGAGGCGTTGGAGGCGGAGTTCCCGGCGCTGCGGACGCCCGACTCGCCGACCCAGCGGGTGGGCGGCACCTTCTCCACCGACTTCACCCCGGTCACCCACGCCGAACGGATGCTCTCCCTCGACAACGCCTTCGCCGACGAGGAGTTGGCGGCGTGGGCCGAGCGGGTCGAGCGCGACGCCGGCGGCCCGGTGCCCTACCTGTGCGAGCTGAAGGTCGACGGGTTGGCGATCAACCTGACCTACGAGAAGGGCCGGCTGGTGCGGGCCGCCACCCGGGGCGACGGGCGCACCGGCGAGGACGTCACCGCCAACGTGCGCAGCATCCGCGACGTGCCGAGCCAGCTCACCGCGTCCGCCGAGTTCCCGGACATTCCCGAGCTGGTGGAGGTCCGGGGCGAGATCTACTTCCCGGTCGCCGCGTTCGCCGATCTCAACGCGGGTCTCGTGGAGCAGGGCAAGGCGCCCTTCGCCAACCCCCGCAACGCCGCCGCCGGCAGCCTGCGGCAGAAGGACCCACGGGTCACCGCCTCCCGGCCGCTGCGCCTGGTGGTCCACGGCATCGGCGCCCGCCGAGGGTTCCAGCCGACCGCCCAGTCCGAGTCGTACGCGGCGCTGCGCGCCTGGGGGCTGCCGACGAGCGACCGTTGGCGGGTGGTGCCCGACCTGGGCGGCGTGGCGGAATACATCGCCTACTACGCCGAGCACCGGCACGACGTCGAGCACGAGATCGACGGCGTGGTAGTCAAGGTCGACCCGGTCTCCATCCAGGGCCGGCTCGGGTCGACAAGCCGTGCCCCCCGCTGGGCGATCGCCTTCAAGTACCCGCCGGAGGAGGTCACCACCAAGCTGCTCGACATCGACGTCAACGTGGGGCGCACCGGCCGGGTCACCCCGTTCGCCGTCCTCGAGCCGGTGCGCGTGGCCGGGTCCACCGTCGCGCTCGCCACCCTGCACAACGCCCGCGAGGTGGAGCGCAAGGGTGTGTTGATCGGTGACACGGTGGTGCTGCGCAAGGCCGGGGACGTCATCCCCGAGGTGCTCGGCCCGGTGATCGACCTGCGGCCGGTCGACGCCCGGCCGTTCGTCATGCCGACCAGTTGCCCCGCCTGCGGCACCCCGCTCGCGCCGTCGAAGGAGGGCGACGTCGACATCCGGTGCCCCAACGCCCGCAGTTGCCCCGCGCAGTTGCGCGAGCGGGTCTTCCACCTCGCCGGCCGGGGTGGGTTCGACATCGAGGTACTCGGCTACAAGGGCGCGGCCGCCCTGCTCGACGCGGAGATCATCACCGACGAGGGTGATCTCTTCCAGCTCGACGCCGAGCAGTTGTCCCGTTCGCCGTTCTTCGTCAACAAGGACGGCACGCTCGGCAGCAACGCGGTCAAGTTGCTGGACAATCTGGCGGTCGCCCGGGAGCGGGACCTCTGGCGGGTGCTGGTGGCGCTCTCCATCCGGCACGTCGGCCCGACCGCGGCGCAGGCGCTCGCCCGGCACTTCCGCTCGATGGACGCCATCGACGCGGCGTCGGAGGAGGAGCTGTCCTCGGTCGACGGGGTCGGTCCGACCATCGCGGCCAGCATCCGCGAGTGGTTCGCGGTGGACTGGCACCGTGCGGTGGTTCGCAAGTGGGCCGAGGCGGGGGTGCGGATGGCGGAGGAGGCTGTCGACGAGGGGCCGCGCCCGTTGGAGGGGCTGACCGTGGTGGTGACCGGCACGCTCGCCGGGTTCTCCCGGGACCAGGCGGCCGAGGCGGTGCAGAGTCGGGGCGGCAAGGTCAGCGGGTCGGTCTCC
It contains:
- the mnmA gene encoding tRNA 2-thiouridine(34) synthase MnmA; this translates as MRVLAAMSGGVDSAVAAARAVAAGHDVTGVHLALARNPQTYRTGARGCCTLEDSRDARRAADVIGIPFYVWDMADRFHEDVVDDFVAEYAAGRTPNPCLRCNEKIKFAAVLDRAVALGFDAVVTGHHARLGPDGLLRRSVDLAKDQSYVLAVLTREQLDRSIFPLGDSTKAQVRAEAAERGLAVADKPDSHDICFIADGNTRGFLAERLGEAPGDVVDATTGAVVGSHGGAYAYTVGQRRGLHLDRPAPDGRPRYVLSITPKTNTVTVGPAEALEVSDVRAVRPVWTGGPVPDAPVECEVQLRAHGDVVPATVALDGDRLHAELRRPVRGVAAGQAVVAYRPDPAGDVVLGSATIAD
- a CDS encoding methionine synthase, with amino-acid sequence MTDQVWPWPAGAATGIGSLPGTDIGEAQRVVLGELPDLPHLPELPARGPGADLVGRSAGLLVDLPVEVYAGRWRVAPRAGRDLRRTRDLMERDLDQLAEQAEEYAGPIKVQAGGPLTLAASLELPIGGRLLRDPGAVRDLTGSLAEGLRAHVAAVTRRLPRASVLLQLDEPSLPAVLAGAVPTESGLGAYRAVESVDAAALLRTIVEAVGVPVVVHCCAPDVPLELIRSTGAVAVALDLDLVTDLDPLGEAIDAGLGLFAGAVPTRPPSAGAGPTSAQVADRVRQLWDRLGFPRRQLAEQVVVTPACGLANATPRYARAVLAACRDAGRRFVES
- a CDS encoding VOC family protein; this encodes MIGQLRSVVIDCPDPRALAGFYAELLGISFAENQSDDDEWVVLGGPPGHQPRLAFQRALNLRPPAWPDPERPQQFHLDVTVDDIEAAEKAALALGARRLPGEGEGFRVYADPAGHPFCLCWD
- a CDS encoding ADP-ribosylglycohydrolase family protein, whose protein sequence is MMAAVIHTTALRASGSLFGLAYGDALGKPAEFLTVAEIERRYGPAGPRDLSGEPALVTDDTQMALAVGWALHEAPSFTPQAVEPLLRQRFLAWAVSPDNNRAPGMTCLRACAELSRGLRWQEATVAGSKGCGANMRVTPVGLLDVDPDTLAGLSQLQAGLTHGHPTGLAASELTAYAVVALRGGGTLAELPALLHERALSERLVYREDWLGDLWQRSGAQTPEAFIAQGWDECLAVLSRLTKALAQPDDGGDPCRSTGEGWVAEEALATALLCAVRHADDPVAALARAATTAGDSDSIAALAGAFLGAAHGMAAWPDGWADRIEYADQLAALGAAWD
- a CDS encoding type II toxin-antitoxin system PemK/MazF family toxin translates to MAARGWPEVEVRMAEALLWSVAIPLTVAAGWAWNSWRRRVTERRPGTRPERGAGDRRPTPPRPRNAGRPTAEPRSARDDSPAPGEIWWADVPYADGSGSKVRPCLVLRVDSRGADVLKITSQDKSDRDDHVRIPTREWDPGAEHDSYLSLAEPIRLSLADFADHAGRCDADLWREVRSLRHLRTP
- the ligA gene encoding NAD-dependent DNA ligase LigA gives rise to the protein MSEEQIGQEVSPAQEKAAGAEPTPQARERHATLSQELTEHQYRYYVLDAPIITDAEFDRQLRELEALEAEFPALRTPDSPTQRVGGTFSTDFTPVTHAERMLSLDNAFADEELAAWAERVERDAGGPVPYLCELKVDGLAINLTYEKGRLVRAATRGDGRTGEDVTANVRSIRDVPSQLTASAEFPDIPELVEVRGEIYFPVAAFADLNAGLVEQGKAPFANPRNAAAGSLRQKDPRVTASRPLRLVVHGIGARRGFQPTAQSESYAALRAWGLPTSDRWRVVPDLGGVAEYIAYYAEHRHDVEHEIDGVVVKVDPVSIQGRLGSTSRAPRWAIAFKYPPEEVTTKLLDIDVNVGRTGRVTPFAVLEPVRVAGSTVALATLHNAREVERKGVLIGDTVVLRKAGDVIPEVLGPVIDLRPVDARPFVMPTSCPACGTPLAPSKEGDVDIRCPNARSCPAQLRERVFHLAGRGGFDIEVLGYKGAAALLDAEIITDEGDLFQLDAEQLSRSPFFVNKDGTLGSNAVKLLDNLAVARERDLWRVLVALSIRHVGPTAAQALARHFRSMDAIDAASEEELSSVDGVGPTIAASIREWFAVDWHRAVVRKWAEAGVRMAEEAVDEGPRPLEGLTVVVTGTLAGFSRDQAAEAVQSRGGKVSGSVSKKTSFVVVGDNPGSKADKAASLKVPVLDEDGFRLLLDAGPDAARDVARVGD